A window of Streptomyces sp. DG1A-41 contains these coding sequences:
- a CDS encoding aldehyde dehydrogenase family protein, translating into MTARQSLFVGGSWVEPDGGHYEVIDPATEQTVGWAPEASRDQVHAACAAAREAFGPWSATPVEERAAILARAADIVRDRLVPYAELARAETGATTRTARGMQVGVAAARFRRYARVEPAEWAVPPQINEAGPGGTSHALKAVGEGRAAVMGALAVRQPVGVVTCITSYNNPWANPAGKIAPALAMGNTVVVKPAPQDPLSVYRMAEALEAAGVPPGVVNVVSGARTEVGEAAVDSPDVDMVSFTGSTAVGQRIAEVCGRGMKRQLMELGGKGAAVVLDDADVGSAVAGIGTTFSFYSGQICTAPTRVLAQRGIYDRLVAQLAQYARRLKVGDPREPDTVVGPVISAAHRDRVESYVELGRKEGAVVVTGGGRPGLPTGFYVTPTLLADCTNGMRVAREEIFGPVVVVIPFDDEEEGVALANDTDYGLIDYVWSSDVARAFRVARRLRAGGVGVNTVGRNMEAPFGGFKKSGVGRDVGSYALHAYSEVQAIVWPG; encoded by the coding sequence GTGACGGCACGGCAGTCGCTCTTCGTCGGCGGCTCCTGGGTGGAGCCGGACGGCGGGCACTACGAGGTGATCGACCCGGCGACCGAGCAGACCGTCGGGTGGGCGCCGGAGGCCTCGCGGGATCAGGTGCACGCGGCCTGCGCCGCGGCCCGCGAGGCCTTCGGGCCGTGGTCGGCCACGCCTGTGGAGGAACGGGCCGCGATCCTCGCCCGCGCCGCGGACATCGTCCGGGACCGTCTCGTGCCGTACGCCGAGCTGGCCCGGGCCGAGACCGGCGCGACCACGCGTACCGCACGCGGCATGCAGGTCGGGGTCGCCGCCGCCCGCTTCCGGCGCTACGCGCGCGTGGAGCCCGCCGAGTGGGCGGTCCCGCCGCAGATCAACGAGGCCGGACCTGGGGGTACCTCCCACGCCCTTAAGGCAGTGGGGGAGGGCAGGGCGGCCGTCATGGGCGCACTCGCCGTCCGCCAGCCCGTCGGGGTCGTCACCTGTATCACCTCGTACAACAACCCCTGGGCCAACCCGGCCGGCAAGATCGCCCCCGCCCTGGCCATGGGCAACACGGTCGTGGTGAAACCCGCCCCGCAGGACCCCCTGTCCGTCTACCGGATGGCGGAGGCGCTGGAGGCGGCGGGCGTGCCGCCGGGCGTGGTGAACGTGGTCAGCGGTGCACGGACCGAGGTCGGCGAGGCGGCCGTGGACTCGCCGGACGTCGACATGGTCAGCTTCACCGGCTCCACGGCGGTAGGGCAGCGCATCGCCGAGGTGTGCGGGCGCGGCATGAAGCGGCAGTTGATGGAGCTGGGCGGCAAGGGCGCGGCGGTCGTCCTCGACGACGCCGACGTCGGCTCGGCGGTCGCCGGGATCGGCACCACCTTCTCCTTCTACAGCGGCCAGATCTGCACGGCACCGACACGGGTGCTGGCGCAGAGAGGGATCTACGACCGTCTGGTCGCGCAACTGGCCCAGTACGCACGCCGGTTGAAGGTGGGCGATCCCCGGGAGCCGGATACGGTCGTCGGGCCGGTGATCTCGGCGGCACACCGGGACCGGGTGGAGTCGTACGTCGAACTGGGCCGGAAGGAAGGCGCGGTGGTCGTCACGGGCGGCGGACGCCCCGGTCTGCCGACCGGCTTCTACGTCACCCCGACCCTGCTCGCCGACTGCACCAACGGCATGCGCGTGGCCCGCGAGGAGATCTTCGGCCCGGTGGTGGTCGTCATCCCCTTCGACGACGAGGAGGAGGGCGTGGCCCTGGCCAACGACACCGACTACGGCCTCATCGACTACGTCTGGTCGTCCGACGTGGCCAGGGCCTTCCGGGTGGCCCGGCGCCTGCGGGCAGGCGGCGTCGGCGTCAACACCGTGGGCCGCAACATGGAGGCCCCCTTCGGCGGCTTCAAGAAGAGCGGGGTCGGCCGGGACGTCGGCTCGTACGCCCTGCACGCGTACAGCGAGGTGCAGGCGATCGTCTGGCCGGGGTGA
- a CDS encoding D-aminoacylase produces MLDHVIQGATVVDGTGAPACTADVGIRDGRIAVVGTVTEDALSVEDAHGLVLTPGFVDPHTHYDAQLFWDPYATPSLNHGVTTVAGGNCGFTLAPLHPDRPEDADYTRRMMSKVEGMALVALEEGAPWNWHSFGEYLDALEGRIAVNAGFMVGHCALRRYVMGPQAIGGQPSGEQLAAMVGLLREAMDAGAWGLSTTQSTSHSDGDGKPVASRHAGPAELLALSRAVGEHEGTQIEAIVAGCLDQFSDAEIDLFVEMSAAAGRPLNWNVLTIDAAVPERVPRQLLASERARKAGGRVVALTMPILTPMNMSLGTFCALNLIPGWGPILGLPVPERIEKLRDPDVRAEMLRRARSKEAGVFRRLANFGRYVIGDTYSEVNAGLTGRVVKDIAEERGQEPFACLVEICANDQLRTVLWPMPPDNDPASWALRAETWQHEDVLLGGSDAGAHLDRMCGAPYTTRFLGDCLRGRKLVGLERAVKMLTDDPARLFGLRERGQVREGWHADLVLFDPERIDAGPATLVHDLPGDSPRLDSRALGVRAVWVNGVEAIRDDVVTGAVPGRVLRSGRDTETVGTR; encoded by the coding sequence ATGCTCGATCACGTAATCCAGGGCGCGACCGTCGTGGACGGGACAGGTGCGCCTGCCTGCACCGCCGACGTCGGCATCCGGGACGGGCGTATAGCCGTCGTGGGGACGGTCACCGAGGACGCCCTGTCGGTCGAAGACGCGCACGGCCTCGTCCTCACCCCCGGCTTCGTCGACCCCCACACCCACTACGACGCGCAGCTCTTCTGGGATCCGTACGCCACGCCCTCCCTCAACCACGGGGTCACCACCGTCGCGGGCGGGAACTGCGGGTTCACCCTCGCGCCGCTGCACCCGGACCGCCCCGAGGACGCCGACTACACGCGGCGGATGATGTCGAAGGTCGAGGGCATGGCGCTGGTGGCGCTGGAGGAGGGGGCGCCCTGGAACTGGCATTCCTTCGGGGAGTACCTGGACGCCCTGGAGGGGCGGATCGCCGTCAACGCCGGGTTCATGGTGGGGCACTGTGCGCTGCGGCGGTACGTGATGGGGCCGCAGGCCATCGGCGGGCAGCCGTCCGGGGAGCAACTGGCGGCGATGGTCGGGTTGCTGCGTGAGGCCATGGACGCCGGGGCCTGGGGGTTGTCCACCACTCAATCGACCAGTCACTCCGACGGCGACGGGAAACCGGTCGCGTCCCGGCACGCCGGGCCGGCCGAGCTGCTGGCGCTGTCGCGAGCCGTGGGGGAGCACGAGGGCACGCAGATCGAGGCGATCGTCGCGGGCTGTCTCGACCAGTTCAGCGACGCGGAGATCGACCTGTTCGTGGAGATGAGCGCGGCGGCGGGCCGACCGCTGAACTGGAACGTCCTGACCATCGACGCGGCGGTGCCCGAGCGGGTGCCCCGGCAGCTCCTGGCGAGCGAGCGGGCGCGCAAGGCGGGCGGCCGGGTCGTGGCGCTGACCATGCCGATCCTCACGCCGATGAACATGTCGCTGGGGACCTTCTGTGCGCTGAACCTCATCCCGGGGTGGGGGCCGATTCTCGGGCTGCCCGTGCCCGAGCGGATCGAGAAGCTGCGTGACCCGGACGTGCGGGCCGAGATGCTGCGCCGCGCCCGGTCCAAGGAGGCGGGCGTCTTCCGGCGGCTGGCGAACTTCGGGCGGTACGTCATCGGCGACACCTACAGCGAGGTGAACGCCGGGCTGACCGGCCGGGTCGTGAAGGACATCGCCGAGGAGCGCGGCCAGGAGCCCTTCGCGTGCCTGGTGGAGATCTGCGCCAACGACCAGCTGCGCACGGTGCTGTGGCCGATGCCGCCCGACAACGACCCGGCGTCCTGGGCGCTGCGGGCGGAGACCTGGCAGCACGAGGACGTGCTGCTCGGCGGGTCCGACGCGGGTGCGCATCTGGACCGGATGTGCGGGGCGCCGTACACGACGCGGTTCCTCGGGGACTGTCTGCGCGGCCGGAAACTGGTCGGCCTGGAGCGGGCCGTGAAGATGCTGACCGACGACCCGGCCCGGCTCTTCGGCCTGCGGGAGCGGGGGCAGGTGCGGGAGGGCTGGCACGCCGACCTCGTCCTGTTCGACCCGGAGCGGATCGACGCGGGCCCGGCCACCCTGGTGCACGACCTGCCGGGCGACAGTCCGCGGCTGGACTCCCGGGCGCTGGGCGTGCGGGCCGTGTGGGTCAACGGGGTCGAGGCGATCCGGGACGACGTGGTGACGGGTGCCGTGCCGGGGCGTGTGCTGCGGTCGGGCCGGGACACGGAGACGGTGGGCACCAGGTGA
- a CDS encoding LLM class flavin-dependent oxidoreductase: protein MEFGVFVQGYVGKRAETDSLAEHKALMEETEYVIQADKSGFKYAWASEHHFLDEYSHLSANDVFLGYLAHATERIHLGSGIFNPLAPVNHPVKVAEKVAMLDHLSEGRFEFGSGRGAGSHEILGFMPGVTDMNHTKEIWEETIAEFPKMWLQDEYVGFQGTHWSLPPRKVLPKPYGSSHPAMWYAAGSPPSYAMAAKKGLGVLGFSVQKVSDMEWVLEQYKTAIVDAEPVGDFVNDNVMVTTTAICAPTHEEAVRIAANGQLHYLPSLVFRYHDTFPRPEGFPVWPQTLPEYTEEFVEVLIEEELLICGDPDEVLTQCKRWEQAGADQLSFGLPVGVPKDETLQTIRLVGEHVIPKIDTDPVHRTSRFRQSA from the coding sequence TTGGAATTCGGGGTCTTCGTACAGGGATACGTGGGCAAACGGGCCGAGACCGACTCGCTCGCCGAACACAAGGCACTGATGGAGGAGACCGAGTACGTCATCCAGGCGGACAAGTCCGGCTTCAAGTACGCGTGGGCCTCCGAGCACCACTTCCTGGACGAGTACTCGCACCTCTCCGCCAACGACGTCTTCCTCGGGTACCTGGCACACGCCACGGAGCGGATCCATCTGGGCTCGGGCATCTTCAACCCGCTCGCCCCGGTCAACCACCCCGTGAAGGTCGCCGAGAAGGTCGCCATGCTCGACCATCTCAGCGAGGGGCGGTTCGAGTTCGGCAGCGGGCGGGGCGCCGGCTCGCACGAGATCCTGGGCTTCATGCCGGGGGTGACCGACATGAACCACACCAAGGAGATCTGGGAAGAGACCATCGCCGAGTTCCCCAAGATGTGGCTCCAGGACGAGTACGTCGGCTTCCAGGGCACACACTGGTCCCTGCCGCCGAGGAAGGTCCTGCCGAAGCCGTACGGCAGCTCGCACCCGGCGATGTGGTACGCGGCCGGGTCGCCGCCGTCGTACGCCATGGCCGCGAAGAAGGGGCTCGGCGTGCTCGGCTTCAGCGTGCAGAAGGTCTCCGACATGGAGTGGGTGCTGGAGCAGTACAAGACGGCGATCGTGGACGCCGAGCCGGTCGGTGACTTCGTCAACGACAACGTGATGGTGACGACCACGGCGATCTGTGCGCCGACGCACGAGGAGGCGGTGCGGATCGCGGCGAACGGGCAGCTGCACTATCTGCCGTCGCTCGTGTTCCGGTACCACGACACGTTTCCGCGGCCCGAGGGGTTTCCGGTGTGGCCGCAGACGCTGCCGGAGTACACCGAGGAGTTCGTGGAGGTCCTCATCGAGGAGGAGCTGCTGATCTGCGGGGATCCGGACGAGGTGCTCACGCAGTGCAAGCGGTGGGAGCAGGCGGGGGCGGATCAGTTGAGTTTCGGGTTGCCGGTGGGGGTGCCGAAGGACGAGACGCTGCAGACGATTCGGCTGGTCGGGGAGCACGTGATTCCGAAGATCGATACGGATCCTGTGCATCGGACGTCCCGTTTCCGGCAGAGCGCGTGA
- a CDS encoding glucose 1-dehydrogenase, producing MGKLDGRVVIITGAARGQGEQEARLFAAEGARVVVADVLDDQGEALAKEIGARYVHLDVGREDDWRTAVTAAEDAYGRVDGLVNNAGILRFNSLLDTPLDEFMRVVQVNQVGCFLGIRAVAPEMADGGTIVNTASYTGLTGMAAVGAYAASKHAVVGLTRVAALELAGRGIRVNAVCPGAIDTAMSNPARLDPDADPQETARGLDRLYRKLVPLGRAGRPEEVARLALFLSCEDSSYITGQPFVIDGGWLAGVGVV from the coding sequence ATGGGCAAGCTCGACGGACGGGTCGTCATCATCACCGGCGCCGCGCGCGGCCAGGGCGAGCAGGAGGCCAGGCTGTTCGCGGCCGAGGGTGCCCGGGTGGTCGTCGCGGACGTCCTCGACGACCAGGGCGAGGCCCTCGCGAAGGAGATTGGCGCCCGGTACGTCCATCTCGACGTCGGCAGGGAGGACGACTGGCGGACGGCCGTCACCGCCGCCGAGGACGCGTACGGCCGGGTCGACGGGCTCGTCAACAACGCCGGCATCCTCCGCTTCAACTCCCTCCTCGACACGCCCCTCGACGAGTTCATGCGGGTCGTCCAGGTCAACCAGGTGGGCTGCTTCCTCGGCATCAGGGCCGTCGCGCCCGAGATGGCCGACGGGGGCACGATCGTCAACACCGCCTCGTACACCGGCCTGACCGGAATGGCGGCGGTGGGCGCCTACGCGGCCAGCAAGCATGCCGTGGTCGGTCTCACCCGGGTCGCCGCCCTGGAGCTGGCCGGGCGGGGGATACGCGTCAACGCCGTCTGCCCGGGCGCCATCGACACCGCGATGTCCAACCCGGCCCGGCTGGACCCGGACGCCGACCCGCAGGAGACGGCCCGCGGGCTCGACCGGCTGTACCGCAAGCTCGTGCCGCTGGGGCGGGCCGGGCGGCCGGAGGAAGTGGCGCGGCTCGCCCTGTTCCTGTCGTGCGAGGACTCCTCCTACATCACCGGGCAGCCGTTCGTGATCGACGGCGGGTGGCTGGCGGGGGTGGGCGTCGTCTGA
- a CDS encoding response regulator transcription factor, with the protein MRTSRKLSVALACPEGAWPHPDWPAPDDPYVERVVSLRPPPPFRVPDGVDVVVLRCAEPVDGLRELRAGGVPVIVVGPHRDTETIVEVFRGGAGYLVEGDYCTCMLSSAVVGATVGHTYLSPAACAALREGARRASSPHDTALERLRGQLSPRERQIMELLSTGLGAQEIGLRLRLSEKTVRNNLSNIYAKLDARGSTDAVLRWLGAAPVLRI; encoded by the coding sequence GTGCGCACTTCCCGGAAACTCTCCGTCGCCCTCGCCTGCCCCGAGGGCGCCTGGCCGCATCCCGACTGGCCGGCCCCGGACGACCCGTACGTCGAGCGGGTGGTGAGCCTGCGCCCGCCCCCGCCCTTCCGCGTCCCGGACGGCGTCGACGTCGTCGTCCTGCGCTGCGCCGAACCGGTGGACGGCCTACGGGAGCTGCGGGCCGGCGGTGTCCCGGTGATCGTGGTCGGTCCGCACCGGGACACCGAGACCATCGTGGAGGTGTTCCGGGGCGGCGCCGGGTATCTGGTCGAGGGCGACTACTGCACCTGCATGCTCTCCTCTGCCGTCGTCGGGGCCACCGTCGGGCACACCTACCTCTCCCCGGCGGCCTGCGCCGCCCTGCGCGAGGGGGCCCGCCGGGCGTCGTCCCCGCACGACACGGCGCTGGAGCGGCTGCGCGGGCAACTCTCCCCGCGCGAACGGCAGATCATGGAGCTGCTGTCGACCGGGCTGGGCGCGCAGGAGATCGGGCTGCGACTGCGGCTGAGCGAGAAGACCGTCCGCAACAACCTCAGCAACATCTACGCCAAGCTGGACGCACGCGGCAGCACGGACGCGGTCCTGAGGTGGCTGGGAGCCGCGCCCGTGCTTCGCATCTGA
- a CDS encoding TIGR03619 family F420-dependent LLM class oxidoreductase, whose protein sequence is MAYGIQLPVQSQSTIYAEPWEAAAGPEDLLAVARAADRAGFAYLASCDHVAIPRRLASAMSTVWYDPVATLAFLAAATERTRLLSHVAVVGLRHPLLTAKQYATLDHLSGGRLILGVGAGHVREEFEVLGADFERRGAVLDESIDALRAALGTEEFPEHHGKLYDFEELGQRPRPAQDRVPLWVGGSSPAALRRAALKGDGWLPQGDPRDLLPDRIARIRRLREEAEIEGPFTVGAIAEPLYVGTPGWDVGRRTVSGPVEAIAGSLRAFSAMGVDQVQMRFRSRSRNELLAQIEQFGKEVAPLLP, encoded by the coding sequence CTGGCGTACGGGATCCAGCTCCCGGTCCAGTCCCAGAGCACGATCTACGCCGAGCCCTGGGAAGCCGCCGCCGGGCCCGAGGACCTGCTCGCCGTCGCCCGCGCCGCCGACCGGGCCGGCTTCGCCTACCTGGCGAGCTGCGACCACGTCGCCATCCCGCGCCGCCTCGCGTCCGCGATGAGCACGGTCTGGTACGACCCGGTCGCCACCCTCGCCTTCCTCGCGGCGGCCACCGAGCGGACCCGGCTGCTCAGCCACGTCGCCGTGGTGGGCCTGCGGCATCCGCTGCTCACCGCCAAGCAGTACGCCACCCTCGACCATCTCTCGGGCGGACGGCTGATCCTCGGGGTCGGGGCCGGGCACGTGCGGGAGGAGTTCGAGGTGCTGGGGGCCGACTTCGAGCGGCGCGGGGCCGTGCTCGACGAGTCGATCGACGCCCTGCGTGCTGCCCTCGGGACCGAGGAGTTCCCCGAACACCACGGCAAGCTGTACGACTTCGAGGAGCTCGGGCAGCGGCCCCGCCCGGCGCAGGACCGTGTCCCCCTCTGGGTCGGTGGGTCCTCCCCCGCCGCCCTGCGACGGGCCGCGCTCAAGGGTGACGGCTGGCTGCCGCAGGGAGACCCGAGGGACCTGCTGCCGGACCGCATCGCGCGGATACGGCGGCTCAGGGAAGAGGCCGAAATCGAGGGGCCGTTCACCGTCGGCGCCATCGCCGAGCCCCTGTACGTCGGGACGCCGGGCTGGGACGTCGGGCGGCGCACGGTCAGCGGGCCCGTCGAGGCGATCGCCGGGTCGTTGCGGGCCTTTTCCGCGATGGGCGTGGACCAGGTCCAGATGCGCTTCCGCAGCCGGAGCCGGAACGAACTCCTCGCGCAGATCGAGCAGTTCGGGAAGGAGGTCGCGCCACTGCTGCCGTAG
- a CDS encoding amidohydrolase family protein yields MDTHESTFPLIISVDDHTVEPATVWQDRLPEKYRGAGPRIVRAPVKEMTFLGGRFKPVMGGPGDEGPVGDWWVYEDLRRPLTRLDTAVGYDRDEIRLEVITYEQMRPGSYDVPARLADMDVNHVQSALCFPTFPRFCGQTFTEAKDHELGLLCVRAYNDWMVEEWCGPKAHGRLIPLTLIPLWDPDLAAEEVRRNAARGVRAVAFSEIPPYLGLPSIHTDDWDPFLAACDETGTVVAMHIGSSSRMPSTSADAPPAVGSTITFANCCFSMVDWLMSGKFEQFPNLKVMYAEGQIGWIPYILDRADVVWEENRGWGGVADKVHRPPSELFAEHVYGCFFDDAFGLRNLDSIGVGNVLYETDYPHSDSTWPKSREVGEAQMGHLDPGVVERIVRRNAIELLGLTDDGLWNGAR; encoded by the coding sequence ATGGACACCCACGAGAGCACGTTTCCGCTGATCATCTCCGTGGACGACCACACGGTGGAGCCCGCGACCGTCTGGCAGGACCGGCTCCCCGAGAAGTACCGGGGCGCCGGACCGCGGATCGTCCGTGCGCCCGTGAAGGAGATGACGTTCCTCGGCGGGCGCTTCAAGCCCGTCATGGGCGGGCCCGGCGACGAAGGCCCCGTCGGTGACTGGTGGGTCTACGAGGACCTCCGCCGGCCCCTGACCCGCCTCGACACCGCCGTCGGGTACGACAGGGACGAGATCCGCCTGGAGGTCATCACCTACGAGCAGATGCGTCCCGGTTCCTACGACGTCCCGGCCCGGCTCGCCGACATGGACGTCAACCACGTCCAGTCCGCCCTCTGCTTCCCGACGTTCCCGCGCTTTTGCGGCCAGACCTTCACCGAGGCGAAGGACCACGAGCTGGGTCTGCTCTGCGTCCGCGCCTACAACGACTGGATGGTGGAGGAGTGGTGCGGGCCGAAGGCGCACGGGCGGCTCATCCCGCTCACGCTCATCCCCCTGTGGGACCCCGACCTGGCGGCCGAGGAGGTCCGGCGCAACGCCGCACGCGGTGTCCGTGCCGTCGCCTTCTCCGAGATACCGCCCTACCTCGGGCTCCCCTCCATCCACACCGACGACTGGGACCCCTTCCTCGCCGCGTGCGACGAGACCGGCACGGTCGTCGCCATGCACATCGGCAGCAGCAGCCGTATGCCCTCCACCTCCGCCGACGCCCCGCCCGCCGTCGGCTCCACCATCACCTTCGCCAACTGCTGCTTCTCGATGGTCGACTGGCTGATGAGCGGCAAGTTCGAGCAGTTCCCGAATCTGAAGGTGATGTACGCCGAGGGGCAGATCGGCTGGATCCCCTACATCCTGGATCGCGCCGACGTCGTCTGGGAGGAGAACCGCGGCTGGGGCGGCGTCGCCGACAAGGTGCACCGGCCGCCGTCCGAGCTGTTCGCCGAGCACGTCTACGGCTGCTTCTTCGACGACGCCTTCGGGCTGCGCAACCTGGATTCCATCGGGGTCGGGAATGTGCTCTACGAGACCGACTACCCCCACTCCGACTCCACCTGGCCCAAGTCCCGCGAGGTCGGCGAGGCGCAGATGGGGCACCTGGATCCCGGGGTGGTGGAGCGGATCGTGCGGCGGAACGCGATCGAGCTGCTGGGGCTGACCGACGACGGGCTCTGGAACGGGGCGCGGTGA